A genomic region of Homalodisca vitripennis isolate AUS2020 chromosome 5, UT_GWSS_2.1, whole genome shotgun sequence contains the following coding sequences:
- the LOC124363496 gene encoding uncharacterized protein LOC124363496 — protein sequence MAMCAVCNRSITAKQIKITCCDCEKDFHGSCVKVSKADIEYQTGAGIVWRCDPCNEARRRSMSFEDEASDGKLTLNDILKAIQELTSEHKSSVKDFNTSYEVLNDKLNENTLLLKEQTTKITEYMVKIDQLSIENKILKDRIQVLEDKLDETDQYSRRNCVEIQGVPVKDNDVMQAVKDVGSALGFDIQDTMIDACHTLGKKPNSKDPPGIMVKFVRRMDADTLLAKRRVKKDLSTRHLNLPTDSPVYLNESLTPMRRKLLAMARDEKRKQGYKWLWVRRGNIFLRKVDNGPVILIKSLSDLGKV from the coding sequence ATGGCGATGTGTGCAGTCTGTAACAGATCAATAACTGCTAAGCAGATAAAGATAACGTGCTGTGATTGTGAGAAAGACTTCCATGGGTCATGCGTTAAAGTAAGTAAAGCTGATATTGAGTATCAAACTGGTGCTGGAATTGTATGGAGATGCGATCCATGTAATGAGGCACGACGGCGCAGTATGTCATTTGAAGATGAGGCCAGTGATGGTAAGTTGACGCTTAATGATATCTTGAAAGCTATACAAGAACTTACAAGTGAGCATAAATCATCAGTTAAAGATTTCAACACTTCATATGAAGTATTAAATGATAAGCTAAACGAGAATACCTTGTTACTTAAAGAGCAGACtacaaaaattacagaatacatGGTGAAGATTGATCAACTCTCAATagagaataaaatattgaaagataGAATTCAAGTGTTAGAGGACAAGTTGGACGAGACTGACCAGTATTCTAGAAGAAATTGCGTTGAAATCCAGGGTGTGCCAGTTAAGGATAATGATGTGATGCAAGCAGTGAAGGATGTGGGTAGTGCATTGGGATTTGATATTCAGGATACCATGATTGACGCATGCCACACTCTAGGAAAGAAACCTAATTCCAAGGATCCTCCTGGAATTATGGTCAAATTCGTGAGAAGAATGGATGCGGATACATTATTGGCAAAAAGAAGAGTTAAGAAGGACCTTTCTACGAGGCATCTGAACTTGCCAACGGACAGTCCTGTTTATCTGAACGAGTCATTAACCCCAATGAGAAGGAAGCTGCTAGCTATGGCAAGGGATGAGAAGAGAAAACAAGGCTACAAGTGGTTGTGGGTGCGGAGAGGaaacatttttctaagaaaaGTCGATAATGGACcggtaatattaataaaaagcctCTCTGACCTTGGCAAAGTTTAG